The sequence AGGATTTCCAGGTATGTTAGGTTCCATTGATTGCATGTATTGAGagtaaaaaaattgtccaatTGCATGGTAGGACCAATATCGTAGAAGTGATCATCACTAACccacaataatacttgaaattGTTGTTTCACAAGACTTAGGAATTTGACATGCATATTTTGGAGTTGCAAGTTCAAACAATGACATTAATGTGTTTATCCGTGTTTGATGACATTTTGCATGGTCGAGCTTCTCCAGTACAATTTACAATATAATGGAATTTCATATAATATGGGGTATTATCTTGCAAATAATATTATCATGTTTGAGTCACATTTGTGAAGACCATACCAATGCCCCAAGgtcctagaagaaaattatttataaaatgtcAAGAAACAAAGAGAAAGGATGTGGAACAAGCATTTAGTGTACTTAAATCTAAATTCATAATCATTTGCGGTCCATCGTGTGCTTGGAACATGGATATAATGTTGGCGTACATTATATTACATAACACGATTGTCAAAAACTAATGTGATACATTAAGTGGTAATGTCGATGTTGATTATGATTACATAGACAATGACATTTCAAATGTTGAAGTATCTCTTGGTGTTCATCTTGACTCTGTTACACACTTGCAAACAAGATGCGCTATGCATACAGGAGAAATTCATTAACAACTTCAAACAGACTTGGAACATATTTAGGAACATTAGAatcacaacaataaaaaaaattctttggcATTAATGTGttgcattttattattatcaaatttatgtatttttcatttgtttaacatttagtcattaataaaaattaaatttatgctcATTTTTCTAtatcttaatatttataaattttctccttaatatttttattaattaaatttaattacttaattaattatatttaatttaataaatatttaaatgaaacaCTTAAAAGTAAAGTTCATTTGAGACCTACTAAAAATTATCTAagatcccaaaataaaatttcactaaagaaaaaaatggaagaaatctTCAACTCTAGGTGACGATGCAAAATCTaccaaaaattgatttaaaatctcaatttaaaatctcCCACTAAAATGCTTTTACACTATTACTCAAGAGAATCAATTTGATTCTCTCAATCAAtatatgtgatcaaattaaggcTGTTAGGTAACAATGTGAAGCAATGAGCCAATGACTTTGGTGCTTTAGATATacactttaattaaaataaactattatttttacatAGTAAATTTTaaggttaatttaatttttaatccctCAACTTTTTTGTATTATAACTTTTTGCCCCTCAAAatatttatgacaatttttagtctcattaattttttgttatagtTTTTAGttcctctaaatttttttatccatttttagtccctcatttattttttttgctcaaaaataatcttaaatataaaataaacaagagaccaaaaattggaaaaataataattaattttgagcaataaaaaaacaaaggattaaaattaggcaaaaaaatttaaaaggactaaaattgttgattgaaaattaacaaaagactaaaattgttgacaaaaaattaatgaatgactaaaaattgtataaaaaaattgagggactaaaaattgaaatttagaaAAGTTGAAgtaataaaaacttaattaacccaCAATTTTACCACAAAATAAGTTGCATCCTAAAAAGAGTCCATTTTTTATAAGAAGTAAATTATACTAACTGCCCTTAAGGTTTCGTGAAATTACATAAATACTTCctattctttttattcttatatcaactcccttaattatttttttaaaaaaaaaacattacactGACGCTACTTATACACCATTTATATATacttaattgttttgaaaaatattaaaggttcttgtaaaaaaaaaaatcgtgtaACCTCACAAAACTTTAAGGATAATTaagttacataaaaaaaacttattgaaattataagttttttaacAAGATCAAATAAGCTCTCTACAAACTCTTCTAAAAACTCCCTTATGCCTATTACTTTAGGTACCTAATGATGTAGCTCTGGAGATTTTTGTAGCCAcatacattttctttagcaaCCAGCATTACGACATTGAATCTACTATTATATACACTCTAAGATGTTATATACAATGAATACTATACAAGGCAATGTTAGCCAAGAAGTGTATTACTTTGTTTGGAAGCTTGTTTTCCCTACTTTTTTGAAGTGTGATTGTGCATGTCTTTGTGCAGCTTGGTCCTAAGGCAGAGGATGTAATGAAACCAGTAAATCCAGTTGCTTCTCTCGCGGATCCTTCTTGGTACAATTGCAGCTACTTACTATGTACTAGTTTCAATTTACATGTGGATCAAGGACAAAATTGTTCCAAAGGGCTTGCCCATCTAAGATTGGAGAATGAAGTTGGGGTATATGATGgccaattattttttacttgtacatcaataaaataaactattatggtaagataagataagattctTTCTTGCATGTTTCCATCTTGCCAACGTATCAGGGATGAAATTTTTGCATCTAAACCATTAATTTTGCTTTGTTGCACTAGCTAGCTTCAGTTGTTTAATTGGAAGGGATGGCATGCTTATAGGCTTATAGCAGTTATGCCaaatttaatatgtttataATATGTTATCATGCTAAGCCTTTAGTAGACATAAATAGACCATGTGCCTGGCTGCCTCAGCATTCGTGAGCTATGTCTGGAGGAATCAACAAAACATTGTGCTCCTTTTACCTACGGATAAGACACCGAAGACAGAGTATTGACTACATTAAAAAACGATTATTTTAGCTAATTTATATTCAAtgattattttaagtttttctggtgatctctctaaaaagagaaatatgttttgatgagttttatttatttatttacacgGTCTTAAAATATTGTTCATTGCAGAAGCATATTAGCTTTTgcctaattcaattttaaaagtgAACTTGGATTTCTTTCATCGTTATTAGTGTAAACCatgaatttaatttgttaagAGAACCGTTCTTGTGATAGACATCTCCATTCTTATCTACACACTTATTTTTTCTGGGAACgtgttcttttttaaattaaaaaaatccttgAACGAAACCCCATTTACCatataaattgaataattttgCAAACAAGTCTGGATCATGTGACCCCAAAAGCTTTACTTTCGGAGACTCTTACATTTCAGAGTCATTTATATGCAGACTCTGTTTTCTACTGAAAGAgatcaatatttttaacaagTACTCTCTAAGCTTTTAGAGTTAAATATGAGTCTTGTGTCTTGATCATAATTGATTTGCTTAAATTCATTTACATGATTGCAGTTTTGTACCTTGTACCGTAAATTACATTATTGTAAGTTTAGAGCAATCTTTCATTGCATCAATTAAACAAATAGACTGAGAAAATACGAGGGTTGAATAATAGGCCGGAGTTATGTGGGAAGCAGCATCTGACGACTTCACAGTAGGTGCAGTACAGAAGCTTCTTGTTATAGCAATTAGGGAAAAAACAAAACTTGGAtaaattctttatatttttataaagatttcaaaccaaacaataacaaataattgtgatattaaaataacttCCATCAAACACACCCGCACACCCACGCGAGAGCATATcttatgaaaataagaaaattaaccaTACAAACTATATATGAATGaccaaaattgttttaaataattctAATCTTAAccataaattgaaattatatgattaaattCACTCCTCTCATGCTTTCATCTAACCTGAATAATAAACTAGATctgaggataaaaaaaatgtgtcttaATCAGATTATTGAATAATCTTTTTCCTCATAGCAAATCAAACACATTATCTTTGCTTGACTCTTAGAAGTATAAATGATACATAGAGTTTTTGTCCCTCGTCATATAAATTCAATACATGAAAAATGAATCTCATCCCAGGTTTTCAGCAACACAACATCATGTTGGGGCTTTGCCAGTTACTCGCTGAGCAATCCATCCAAGACCATCATACAACCCTTCTCCTGATAGGGCACAGCAAGCTTGTATATGCCAATCATGATCCTTGATGCTGTGAAGGGATAGTGCATCAGTGATCTCAGCAGGAGTCATAGCATCCTTGATATCTTGTTTATTAGCGAAGACAAGAATAACAGAATGTTGTAAATCTTCATGCCCCAACAACCTAAAAAGTTCATCCTTTATGATAGAGATCCTGGCTCTATCACTGCTGTCTATCACCACAATAACAGCATGCGTTCCTCGGTAATATGTTGCCCATGATGTCCTCAATCTTTCTTGTCCACCAAGATCCCAGACCTGAAATAAATGACAAAATGTAATGAGTAATGTTTGAATCCTGCACAGTAGTAAAGCTTCGAAATATTCATACCAAATACCAAATGTTGTTTAAAACATTCATGTGGATTGTTATGCAAACCAGATCCATCCTTTCACCAGGAAGCAAACAAAGGACTCAAAAAGGTTTAAAGTGCCTGCCTACACCAATATCtaaagaaatagaaataaattcTACCAACTTCTGGCACCCTCCCTGTTTTCtcacaagaaaaatattatcaagTATTTTCTTTCTACGTGAATTGATTGATGCCATTGTGCTCTCCCAAAAACACTTGTTACCAAGACAAAGTAAAGAATATATTAATGTGATTATCCCATGTTCAGACAGAATCCTAACATTCAACATCACTAAAATTGTGGTTGGAGTTGTAGAGAATCAAGGGTAGCCAAGCATTAGCCTgtattttgaaaaccatttgcATCCTTAAAAGCTTGTTCAGTGTATACAAAtaaacttcatttattgtgccaACATGTTTGGCAAAATTGTGAATAATCAATTTTGCACTCCAAATCACAGTTTTGACATGTCACTTTTGCAGTGAAtaaaaaaaccatgatctccATAATTTAATAccatttatatatcattattagGATGAATGAGCAAGTTTAATATTGCCAAAAATGAGAATAATGCGATGGATATGTAGTTACACAAGACAAGATAGAACTAGGAATACAATCATTAGAGAGAAAGTTGGGGTAGCTCCCATTGTAGAAAAAATGCTAAAACTTTGTCTTAGATGATTTGGACATATGTGGGGAAGACCTACAGTAGGGCAGTAAGGAAGGTTGGCCAATGGAAGATAGTCTAATAGTTCAAGGGAGACTGAAGATAATTACTCATCAAACCCAATTGGGAGACATCTACAAGTAAATGGCTTACTTTGCACTTAATACGTGACAGAACTTTATGGCCTTATATGATCCAAGTAGTTGACCCAATGCCAATGTAATGGGAAAGGACTTTGTTGCTGTTACACATATAAAAGTGGTAATTATACACAAACAGGTTGGATGAGAACATGCTGATCTTGTAATTACCATTGGGCAAGCATTTGATGAAGTCTATTCAAACAGGCAGTTGAAGTTTGAACATTACCTTTATGACAATCATTTCACTCCAAAATCATATTTACAAAATCAAGAACATTCAAAATTAAGTTTGAAAattctcatccaaacacactcagAAAATAGAGACACAACGACAAgtatacaatgtccaggacaaaGTTCCATGTTTGGTCCCAGGAGCATGAAAACACAATTTTCACCAAAACCTAACAAACATTAAGGCAGAAATAAAAAAGCTATGTTCTGTATGTTTTATGATTGTCGGATgctcaaaaattaaatttgagtgCTGATAAATTTAACTGTTTAGAGCCTATCATTTGCTAAAAAAACTCCAATGAAAGACTAAGAGACAAGTCCTCATATCGCACATATAttcagcaacaaaaaaaaaaaaaacattaatcccTTGAAGCAAGATCAACACCttaaaacaaaatgaatgaataaataaagTAGTAGAGTGATAAGTGAAGGGACCTCAAATCGTATATTCTTGTAGACGAGCTCTTCGACGTTGCTACCAACAGTAGGGTTGGTAGTTACAACCTCACCCAGATGCAATTTATAAAGGGTAGTGGTTTTTCCAGCGTTAtccaatccaacaacaacaatcttATACTCTTTTGCAGGGAATAACATGAACCAGAATCTCGACATCATTGCCCCCATCCTATATCAACTTCTAAATTAACACCCATACAATCACCAGAAAAAACCCATTAATTGGGAACACAAAGGGTATCTCAAAATCTGATTTTCAATCAAAAAAGCAACGAACTTGCGTTGGATCAAATGTCAAGTTAGCAGATCGATAAAACGtgcaaaaaaaacat comes from Glycine soja cultivar W05 chromosome 20, ASM419377v2, whole genome shotgun sequence and encodes:
- the LOC114403804 gene encoding ADP-ribosylation factor-like protein 5; the protein is MGAMMSRFWFMLFPAKEYKIVVVGLDNAGKTTTLYKLHLGEVVTTNPTVGSNVEELVYKNIRFEVWDLGGQERLRTSWATYYRGTHAVIVVIDSSDRARISIIKDELFRLLGHEDLQHSVILVFANKQDIKDAMTPAEITDALSLHSIKDHDWHIQACCALSGEGLYDGLGWIAQRVTGKAPT